The Candidatus Coatesbacteria bacterium sequence CCGCCCTTGGCGTACTTCATCCAGTGGGGTTCGGAGCCGCGCTTCTTCTTGTAGCGCCGCTTGGGCTTGCCGGAGCGGGTCAGGGTGCCGTCGATGACCAGGTCCAGGCGCAGCAGCGCCATGTCGACCTTGACCACCTGCACCTTGACCCGGTCGCCGATGCGGTAGGTGTTGCCGGTGCTGTTGCCGACCAGGCGGTCGGGATCCTCCTCGAAGCGGTAGTAGTCGTCTTCGAGCTGGTTGACCGGCACGCGGCCCTCGACGAGCAGGCCGTCGAGTTCGACGAAGAAGCCCTTGGGCAGCACGCCGGTGACCGTGCCGGCGAAGACCTCGCCCAGGTGCTTGGTCAGATACTGCAGCTTCTTGTAGGTGATGCTCTCGCGCTCGGCCTCCTCGGCCAGCTCCTCGGTCTGGGAGGTCTGGAGGGCGATCTCGCCCAGGGCTGTCTTGTCGTAGGGATTTCTCCCGCCGTGGTGCAGGGCGCTGAGCTGGCGGTGGACGACGAGGTCGGCGTAGCGGCGGATGGGGCTGGTGAAATGGGTGTAGCAGCCCGAGGCCAGGCCGAAGTGGCCGATGTTGCGCGGCGAGTAGACGGCCCGGGGCAGGCTGCGCAGCAGCATGTACTTGCACAGCCGCTCGAGGGGTTTTCCTTCGACCATCTTGATCAGGTGCATCATGCCCCGGGGGCTGGACAGATCGCCCTTGAAGTTGACTCCCAGGGTGCGCAGCGAGGCGGCCAGGCGGTCGAGCTTCTTGTCGTCGGGCTTGTCGTGGACCCGGTAGATGGTCGGGCCCTCGGCGTCGGTGAGCAGCTTGGCCACGGCCTCGTTGGCGGCCAGCATGAACTCCTCGATGAGCTGATGGGCGTGGAGGCGCTTCTTGGGTTTGATCTCGAGGGGCTCGCCGGTGTCGGGGTCCAGGGTGATCTGGGCCTCGGGCTGGTCGAGGTCGATGGCCCCGCGCTTGAGGCGCCGCTTGCGCAGGATGCGCGCCAGGTCGTTCATCAGCCGCAGCCGCCGGGTCAGCTCCTCGACCTCCACCGCCGGGGTGCCGTGGGCGAACTCCTGCACGTGGGGGCTGCGCTTGCCCTCGATCAGGTCCTGGGCCAACTCGTACCACAGGCGATGGCGGCTGTTGATCGCCGTGGGCAGGGCCTCGACGCTCTGCGTCCGCCCCTCGGGATCCAGCTCGAGGAAGACGCTGAAGCTGCGTTTGTGTTCCTTAGGCCGCAGTGAACAGATGAAGTTGCTCAGGCGCTCCGGCAACATCGGCAGCACCCGGTCGACCAGGTAGACGCTGTTGCCGCGCAGAAAGGCCTCGTCGTCCAACACCCCGCCGGGCTTGACGTAATGGCTGACGTCGGCGATGTGCACACCCAGCCGCCAGCCGCCGTCCTTGGTCCGCTCCAAGCTGACGGCGTCGTCGAAATCCTTGGCGT is a genomic window containing:
- the rnr gene encoding ribonuclease R, with protein sequence MPTDKLDILKTRILKYIEERKKPLPVEAVADGLGANPEDVQDALDELELEGRLFGNKADRYGLPRMMNLIVGRLKGNERGFAFIIPEDPQQTDAYVGRGHFGTAIHGDRVVGRVTGNPRGEGLEAQVIRVLARARETIVGSFKQRGNVGFVDPLDRRIHVDVVVPYKDWNGAQHGEIVVAQVLDWEAPREVPVGAIIEVLGDPGDPGVDILAIVRRHELPDEFPEDVLEAAEGINPQIGDDEWSWRRDLSEDYIVTIDPIDAKDFDDAVSLERTKDGGWRLGVHIADVSHYVKPGGVLDDEAFLRGNSVYLVDRVLPMLPERLSNFICSLRPKEHKRSFSVFLELDPEGRTQSVEALPTAINSRHRLWYELAQDLIEGKRSPHVQEFAHGTPAVEVEELTRRLRLMNDLARILRKRRLKRGAIDLDQPEAQITLDPDTGEPLEIKPKKRLHAHQLIEEFMLAANEAVAKLLTDAEGPTIYRVHDKPDDKKLDRLAASLRTLGVNFKGDLSSPRGMMHLIKMVEGKPLERLCKYMLLRSLPRAVYSPRNIGHFGLASGCYTHFTSPIRRYADLVVHRQLSALHHGGRNPYDKTALGEIALQTSQTEELAEEAERESITYKKLQYLTKHLGEVFAGTVTGVLPKGFFVELDGLLVEGRVPVNQLEDDYYRFEEDPDRLVGNSTGNTYRIGDRVKVQVVKVDMALLRLDLVIDGTLTRSGKPKRRYKKKRGSEPHWMKYAKGGRRRKPRPKKPKGKK